A single window of Nicotiana sylvestris chromosome 5, ASM39365v2, whole genome shotgun sequence DNA harbors:
- the LOC138869182 gene encoding uncharacterized protein, with translation METALCFVLQKHGNSRSVGDKLGARALAKESNLDGRQQKVVGSGGYTEVHGGFGFGEWNEGGTSLLDFAKAFDLVIANSCFPQREEHLVTYQSSVAKTQIDYLILRRCDRRLCEDCKVIPGETLATQHRLLVMDISIRIKRKKMSIRGCSRIRWGALTKDKAQDLEGRLSAMGAWRSSMQTLYGRRRRTV, from the exons ATGGAGACAGCTTTGTGCTTTGTACTCCAAAAGCAC GGAAATTCTCGAAGtgttggagacaagttgggcgcacgagcactagcaaaggagagcaacctggaCGGGCGTCAGCAAAAGGTGGTGGGAAGCG gtggttatactgaggtgcatggcggctttggttttgGGGAGTGGAACGAAGGGGGAActtcgctgttggactttgccaaggcattcgatctagtgattgcGAACTCATGTTTTCCGCAGCGGGAGGAGCacttggttacttaccaaagttcggtggcgaagactcagattgactatctcatcctcaggagatgcgatagaaggttgtgcgaggattgcaaagttatcccaggAGAGACCCTTGcgacgcagcataggcttttggtgatggacattagTATTAGGATAAAGAGGAAGAAGATGTCAATACGAGGATGctcgaggattaggtggggcgctttgactaaggataaagctcaggatttggaaggaaggttatcggcaatgggagcttggagaagtagtatGCAAACACTATATGGTCGACGACGGCGAACTGTATAA
- the LOC104211511 gene encoding nuclear cap-binding protein subunit 2 has product MASLFKDLAKISAYRDRRFPGTQEEFEDALLKATTVYVGNMSFYTTEEQVYELFSRAGEIKKIVMGLDKNCKTPCGFCFVMFYSRDDTEDSVKYISGTILDDRPIRVDFDWGFQEGRQWGRGRSGGQVRDEYRTDYDPGRGGYGKLVQKELEAQRQLVDYGTGSLGAYPPVMPPPHYGRHGGNQGYGGSYRHGRDYHRKRHREDDHHRSDYPKRSYDRESRRTSDHESRPEKNPRFRESGDSDEEDDDDRKRRT; this is encoded by the exons ATGGCTTCTCTGTTCAAG GATTTAGCCAAAATTTCAGCATATAGGGATCGAAGGTTTCCAGGAACACAAGAAGAATTTGAAGATGCTTTGCTAAAGGCGACAACTGTTTATGTGGGGAACATGTCCTTTTACACAACAGAGGAGCAAGTATATGAGCTGTTCTCTCGTGCTGGAGAGATTAAAAAGATAGTTATGGGATTGGATAAGAATTGCAAAACTCCTTGCGGGTTCTGCTTTGTAAT GTTCTACTCTAGGGACGACACTGAAGATTCTGTCAAATATATCAGTGGGACAATTCTTGATGATCGCCCTATTCGTGTGGATTTTGACTGGGGATTTCAAGAAGGTAGGCAATGGGGCCGTGGTAGGAGTGGTGGACAG GTGCGCGACGAATATCGTACTGACTACGATCCAG GTCGAGGCGGTTATGGAAAATTGGTCCAAAAGGAGTTGGAAGCACAAAGGCAGCTAGTGGATTATGGTACAGGATCATTGGGCGCTTACCCACCAGTTATGCCGCCACCTCACT ATGGTAGACATGGTGGAAATCAAGGTTATGGAGGTTCTTATCGACACGGTAGAG ACTATCATCGCAAGCGACACAGGGAAGATGACCACCATCGGTCAGATTATCCAAAGAGGAGTTACGACCGTGAATCTCGAAGAACCTCTGATCATGAGTCCAGAccg GAGAAGAATCCACGTTTCCGTGAGAGTGGTGATTCTGATGAAGAGGATGATGATGATAGGAAACGGCGTACTTAG